Within Mongoliitalea daihaiensis, the genomic segment AAAAAAACGAATTCATCTTGTTCGATAGTGAAGGATACATTTTGCAACACTGCATCCAACCCTTGAAAAATATGTGCTTCCTGCACATGAATAATTGACTCGGCTGTAAAAATCATGTTATAAACTCAATTTTTGTAGTTTCCCGAAAGGCATTTCTTTAATGAGGGTTTCAAGCGCTTCTTCTTTTCCTTCCAAACCAAATTTTTCTATGTTTTTCATAGGTCTATCGGCACGGAAATAAGCGACTAAGACAAAATTTTCATCTCTAATTTGAATGTAATCCGGGATTTTCGCTTTTCCTTTTACTTTGATGATATACATAGGTGGTTGATTACATGAATGAAAGGAGGGAAACATGATCAGATCATGCTCCCTACCTGCATTTATTTTCCTGCTGCTTTCGCATGGTCTGCCAAGAATTGGGCCAAGCCTGCATCTGTTAACGGATGATTCAATAATCCGGTTATAACTTTCAATGGACAGGTCACAACATCAGCACCGATTTCTGCACATTTGATCAGGTGCATAGTGTGACGAATTGATGCTGCTAATACTTGGGTTGCATACCCATAGTTTTGATAGATTTGAACGATTTGATCAATCAATTCCAGGCCATCATAAGAAATGTCGTCCAGCCTTCCTACAAATGGAGATACATAAGTAGCACCTGCCTTCGCAGCTAAAAGCGCTTGACCTGGTCCAAATATAAGGGTACAGTTGGTCCGAATACCCTCAGAGTGAAACCTCTTGATGGCTTTTACCCCATCCTTGATCATAGGGATTTTTACAACTATTTTATCGTCAAGTTTAGCCAGCTCTTTACCCTCTTTGATCATTCCATCAAAATCAGTAGCAATCACTTCAGCACTTACATTGTCATCCACAATATCACAGATGGCTTTGTAGTGTGCTTTTACGCGCTCATCTCCTGAGATACCTTCTTTGGCCATTAATGATGGATTTGTGGTTACTCCATCCAAAACCCCAAGGTCATATGCTTCCCTGATTTCGGTTAGGTTAGCTGTATCAATAAAGAATTTCATGAAAATTGATGTTAGATTAGTGAAGTAACAAAGGTAATTGATTATTCCCTATAAGCATTCTGTTTTTTTAAAATCGGCAGCTAAGACTGTAATATTTGTCACTAGTTAAATGCAACAGCCTTCACTATTTTTAACTTATGAAATTACTTGGACTCATAGGAGGCACTTCGTGGCACTCCACGATCGAATATTATCGACTGATCAATGAATACTCTGCTCAATATCTGGATGTTTCACAGAATCCGAATCTTCTGATTTACAGTCAGAATATTCAATTAATGCGAGAACAAGACATTCCTAGGATAAACAAGGCTTATCTTGAGATCGCACATAAATTAGAATCTGCGGGTGCAGAAGCAATTGTAATCTGTGCCAATACCCCTCATATGGTTTATAACTATGTGCAACCAAAAATATCCATTCCGATCCTGCATATTGGAGAAGCCATCGGTAGAGAAGCTGCATCATTTAGCATTCAGAAGCTAGGTCTGCTCGCAAATAAACCTACCTCCATGGGTACTTTCATTCCTGATTATTTGCAACATAAGTTTGGTATTGAGACAGTGCTTCCCAAAGAGGATGCCATCACTCAATCCCATCAATTTATCTCAAAAGAGTTGACTCAAGGGATCTTTTCTGAACAAGCAAAAGAAT encodes:
- the fsa gene encoding fructose-6-phosphate aldolase, which produces MKFFIDTANLTEIREAYDLGVLDGVTTNPSLMAKEGISGDERVKAHYKAICDIVDDNVSAEVIATDFDGMIKEGKELAKLDDKIVVKIPMIKDGVKAIKRFHSEGIRTNCTLIFGPGQALLAAKAGATYVSPFVGRLDDISYDGLELIDQIVQIYQNYGYATQVLAASIRHTMHLIKCAEIGADVVTCPLKVITGLLNHPLTDAGLAQFLADHAKAAGK
- a CDS encoding fructose-6-phosphate aldolase; amino-acid sequence: MYIIKVKGKAKIPDYIQIRDENFVLVAYFRADRPMKNIEKFGLEGKEEALETLIKEMPFGKLQKLSL
- a CDS encoding aspartate/glutamate racemase family protein, encoding MKLLGLIGGTSWHSTIEYYRLINEYSAQYLDVSQNPNLLIYSQNIQLMREQDIPRINKAYLEIAHKLESAGAEAIVICANTPHMVYNYVQPKISIPILHIGEAIGREAASFSIQKLGLLANKPTSMGTFIPDYLQHKFGIETVLPKEDAITQSHQFISKELTQGIFSEQAKEFYLEQIQLLSEAGAEGVILGCTELPLLITQEESPIRLISTTQLHAQLAVDFIFGK